The following proteins come from a genomic window of Hypanus sabinus isolate sHypSab1 chromosome 9, sHypSab1.hap1, whole genome shotgun sequence:
- the LOC132400100 gene encoding uncharacterized protein LOC132400100, with product MKGVLASGKVDLATALGAWLLIGLLAAPAVQLLVALMGRSLLIVAELGVWMKSLLSSAAISTLDPDTGERGRGEKEKKILTSPFTENGMKNKQFCCDSALSLPPPLPPPPSPPSPPPLPPSPPLSPPLPPSPPPLPPLPPLPPPSPPPSPPSPPPSPPPSPPPLPPLSPPSPPPPPPLSPPPLSPPSLPPLSPPPLSPPPLSPPLSPPPSLPPLSPPPSLPPLSPPPSPPPLPPSLPPLSPPSLPPPLSPPLSPPPLSPPLSPPPSHPPPSLPPPPPHSPPPSPPPSPPPLPPPLPPPLSPPLSPPPSPPPLSPPLSPPPLSPPLSPPPLSPPLSPPPSLPPPPPPSPPPSPPPSPPPSPPPSPPPSPPPSPPPLSPPLPPSPPPLSPPPLSPPSLPPLSPPPLPPPLPPPSPPPSLPPLSPPPLSPPPSLPPPLSPPPLSPPLSPPPSLPPLSPPPLS from the exons ATGAAAGGAGTGCTGGCCAGTGGGAAGGTGGATTTGGCAACGGCGCTGGGAGCGTGGCTATTGATCGGGTTACTGGCCGCGCCGGCGGTGCAGTTATTGGTGGCTTTGATGGGCAGGTCTTTGCTGATTGTGGCAGAGCTTGGAGTCTGGATGAAGTCTCTTCTCTCGTCTGCGGCCATTTCAACATTAGACCCGGATACCGGCGAgcgagggaggggagagaaagagaaaaaaatactgaCATCACCC tttacagagaatggcatgaAGAACAAGCAGTTCTGTTGTGACAGTGCTttg tctctccccccccctctccccccccccccctcccccccctctcccccccctctccccccctctccccccctctccccccctctccccccctcccccccccctctcccccctctcccccctctcccccccccctctccccccccctcccccccctctccccccccctctccccccccctctcccccccctctcccccccctctcccccccctcccccccccctc ctccccccctctctcccccccctctctcccccccctcactcccccccctctctcccccccctctctcacccccccctctctccccccccctctctccccccccctctctcccccccctctctccccccccctctctcccccccctctctccccccccctctcccccccctctccccccctctctcccccctctctcccccccctctctccccccccctctctccccccccctctcaccccccccactctccccccccctctctccccccccctctcacccccccccctctctccccccccctc ccccccactctccccccccctctccccccccctctcccccccctctccccccccctctccccccccctctctccccccccctctctccccccccctctcccccccctctctccccccccctctctcccccccctctctccccccccctctctcccccccctctctccccccccctctctccccccccctctctccccccccctc cccccccctctccccccccctctccccccccctctccccccccctctccccccccctctccccccccctctccccccccctctcccccccccctctccccccctctccccccctctc ctccccccctctctcccccccctctctcccccccctctctcccccccctctcacccccccctctccccccccctctcccccccccctctccccccccctctctcccccccctctctcccccccccctctctccccccccctctctccccccccctctctcccccccccctctctccccccccctctctccccccccctctctcccccccctctctcccccccctctctcc